cAGTGACTGTTGACTGTAAATtaagtggaactagaacttttttttaaatcaatattaaggaagtactgacttaaaacaagctcccatatcTTGCTGACAAGTTGCTTATTAGTTAATTTGAtcttatttaaagtgaactaagataaaaactagaaactagatcgaAAATACTTGCAGTGTTTAACATCTAACAGTACTAACAAAGTGTTTCACAGCAACTCACCATGACTGACAGCAAATCGTAGCTTCTGTATGATTGCCAGGTTCCCGCTAACTCTATACAGCCCGTCTACATACAGACCTGCAGAGGAGCCAAACACAAATGGGTCAGTGACTTTTATAAAGCTCATCAGGAAACGACCTGCAGGTAAACTGCAGTTCCACCTCGACACTCACCGTTGTTCTCCACGTGATCGATGCACATCCTGACGAAGTTCGGTACCGTGGTGTTCTCCTGCTGACACAAGCCGGACAGACTGCAGCCGAAAACCTGATCTGAAGAAACAAATGACAGGAAACGGGTCACTTCTCTCCCTTCATGCAAAAACCGTCAGCCGAAAACGTTCTTTAAGCATCTGGGTTTTAAATCCACTCATCTTGGGTATGAATGTAAATTGATCTGGGgctttttgtgatttatttaaacgGATCTTTGtctttgcataattttgcaTCCTATAACTTTAAGGAATTTGCTGCATAAGTATGAATTTGCTAAACTGTACTTACAGATATGTTTACAGATgtatttaaagtcataattaggAGATTAAAGTTATAATTCTGAAGgtaaaatgtaatcattttgagattaaagtcctaatttcaagaaaaaagtcagaatctgaaattaaagtcatacattttttttaatgctgtccCTAATCCTTCTCCATAACAAAGAGTGTGTGGATGCgaagatgcatttatttaaatatcataaatatgtttaaattagAACCAGTAGgaacagtttttaattaaattatttctacttCTGGCTCAAAGTGAGAAAACTGTCTTCATTTAAGCAGCTTAAGCAAACAGATCTCTTATTTTATATACTgtagttttataaaaatctaatgttttgcATGTAGTTTTCTAAATGCAAATGTCTGCTCAGCTAAAGGGTTTTCAGTGttgaaaacaccaaaaaaaaagtcacaatttgccaccaaaaacatagaaaaataatcagaaaacagaaagtagCATTgtccttaaatattttttacagccaaattagagagaaaaaagttgTGCTGTTGATGCTTTGATTTTTCATGATGGATCCCTTAATAAAGCTGTTTGATGattaaacaggaagtagattgAATGGATAAAACGGCCCAAACAGTGAAGGACTGCAGACCTTTGATGTATCCCTTGTCCCTGACGGACTGCATGGTGGGCCGGCGGTTCAGCAGCTTCTTCAGCTTGTGTCGGGTCTTCTTGGTGTCGGTGGCCTCAACGCTGGCCGACGGCTTCATGGCTGAGGAGGAGAAATGGGAGAAGACGCCGTTACTCACCGCTCGCCTCTGCACTCTGGTCGCCATGTCTCAATGTTTTCCTCAGACTGAAACTGATAAGGCATGTGCTCCAGCTTCATAAAGCTTTTGGACtttgttctttcatttatttccctttaaagCCCGTTTACGGTCCAATAAGGGAGAGgaatcaaacagaaatattcaatTTTCACTTTCAGTCGCCTTCAGCTTTAACTTCAGCTCTGACCTTTGTCTTTCTTGGAGAGTCTTTGGTCTTTGTCCTTGTCCAGTTTCTCCGCGCCGGGCGACTCGGGCATGTCCTCCTCGATGGCCTCGTCGGACTCCCAGGCCTGAAACACGGAGGAGGAAATGAGATACGAGGGGCTGTAAAGGTCCAACTGTTTGCTCTTTGGCTTCTCTGAACAGGAAATCAGGAAGTTTACGCTCAGGTTGTTTAAAGATGTCTTTGTTTCAATTCAACAATCATCTTTGAGGGTTTTAGTTTGTAAGTAGAGGGTAAAATAGGATGTTTTGTTTAACtaattgcactgcaaaaaagtgaaaatcttagtacacttgaaataggacaaaactaaattacaagtaacttttcagcaatatttaggaggttttttttatttaaaggaaaaaaaacagacagacaagCCAGTAATTTAAGTTACAGCATTTTAtgcacatatttatatttaaatataagctGGTGGAATTTGATTCAgcatgaattaaataaatgtttgtttgcacTGTCTGTAAACAGAATCTCAAAACcgtttgaacagaaaaaaattgtttctcaatTAAAAATcgcttctgaattgaattgtgACTCTAAAAATCAGAATCAAATTGCTAGACACGATTCGAATctcagcacacttgaaataagacaaaactaatttgcaagtaactttttagcaagataaaggaacttgttttaagtcaaaaaggTCTCAACatggatgaaaaagttccactggcagattaattcatttaaaacaagacattttgtaagtgaaataatcgtatatcttgcttaaaagttacttgtaagttagttttgactCATTTAAAGTGCATCAAGACATTTGtactagaaacaaaaatgacttggtaatgttttatgtttttgcagtgcagggtCTGAATTCTCTGATCTGATAAAGTTCATTTCGCAGCAGGAACCAAATCGTTTCCATTTGTTCCTCTTATCGTTCATCTACAGTCTCAaactcttcctctttctgtgCACTCGTTTGGctgcggccatcttgtttgtgtgtgaagCAGACGGACGGTGCAGCAGCGGGGCCAAACACTCACATGTGCGCTGATGGCTTCCTGCAGAGCTCTGAGCCACTCGTTCACCACGGTGTCGTTTTCAGAccagagcagcagctctgtgcCCTGACGGATCTTCAGCTGCAGGcggcagacaaaaaaaagggaaaaagtttgttaattttataaatcaactttaaaaaatactccTTACATAAGATTATTTTCTGTAACGTTACAAAACGCCTGATTTACCTGGAAATatcttaatgtttgtttttatctgaaccagttttaaaactttatttttcctcattttttttgttacaaataataaatactATTGTGAAATAGTAAAAGTATCCTGAGTCGACCGAAAAGGAGCAGGgccacagaaaaaaatttaaatttaacctcctaaagttttacatttctgattAAAGCCTGAGATTAAAAGGttaaaattctgaaataaaaagtttcaattGTAaggaataaaagtcaaaattggcACAAAAAAGAATTCTGAGAGTAAAATCAGCATTCtgagaaaaatctttaaagaaaagtttgaattcTGAGGAGGGAAAAGTTAAAATTagcagattaaaatcagaacttaaaatcagatttctgaAATTCCAGTCAAAATTGAGATTAGAATCAGAATGTTTAGATTAAAGGCaacattctgagaaaaaaagtcaaaatcatgagaaaaaaactaaattatgaaagaaaaaaactaacttttgagaataaaaaggttaaaattctgagaaaaattcaaaattctcaaaggaaaaatctaaattctgaaATTACAGTCAGAATTTCAGTGGCATTAATCATCTTAAGTAAAAATCATACTATAAAAGCTGGCATTGTaatgatgtaaaatattattgatCATCTTGGCTCATGGCCACTGATGACCCCAAATAGTTTCTtagaaaattacaatattaaataaaacttttctgcTTTGGTTTAATCTTTTTCTAATAATTACAGCTGGTATGAAATCTGTTGTATTTTGTAAACTTTGgaatgtatttaaatgattttaaaacctGGTAAAGTTCAGATTGTTTACTTTTTGACCTGATGTGTCTGCCTTTATTTTCATGCAAAATTAACTCATAATTACGGAGTTCAGAAGTGGATGGAATAATTTGGGGTTTTCACCTCTAAAACGTGCTTCTTGCTGGACTTGTCTTTTGGGGCCCAGTCCACTGATGCTCCCCTCAGATCCAcagtgaactctggtttggaCTGACCGCCTCCAAACTGGGTGGGAAAGACatgaatatgaagaaaatatgaatgaatgtggaaaaaatatgaagaaatatggagaaaatatgaacaaatatgGAGAATGTGGAGAAAATATGGATAAAGGTGGAGAAAATATCAAGAAAAATGTAGAACATATGaagaaaaattgagaaaatatgaaggaaatggagaaaatatgaaaaacatgaagcgatatgaagaaaatatggaataaaTATGGAGTAATATggtaaaaatatgaagaaaacatggatAAACATGGAGAAATACTAGCGGTTGTAGCGTATTCAAAGTTTAAATTCACTGTTCTGCTGTCAGAGTTTGATatttatggctgaaaaacaaattattgaTCTGAATGCAGATAAAAATCCTCCACTATAAATGTGTCAATACCATCATCAACTACAATCaggattttctgatttatttctgcttttttgcaGTAATTtagccttttaaaaataatgctcagtcaaaacataaataaacataaatctcCATGTTTTTGTGTATAAGAAAATCAGACATTGTCACTGTCTGAAggtttttcaagttttctttgAACTTTGGCAACTTATCATTATGTCAAAACTCAATATACCAGCTATGTAAACTATGACAGTTTTATacacataaaatgtatattgttGCACTAAAAAGAGCAATTAGCTGAAACCGAATATACAGATGCCACAACCTTATCAACTAATCAGCACAAATCAGTCTGAACTACACTGACATCTGTGATAACtgtataattatgaaacaatttaaatgaagaaatctCACCCAGCTCGTTCCGCCTCCCTGTCCTTTGGCGAACAGCAGCGATGAACCTTGGAGGACTGTCCACGAGGACGTCCAGTTCTTCCTGCAAAACGCACAAAGATTCATTCAAACGACACTAAGAAACACCTGAAGTTAACAAATAAGGTTAAATCTATTTCTACATCTTCCAAAATGGGGTTAGGCATAAAATATTAGAgctttatttggaaaaaaaagactttaatcaGACCAAACGTCTCTAGTTTTAGATAAGTTAGAATTAccctcattattattattgtacatTCTTACCCTTAATTTTGCAAATACTGAGTTACAgcatgcagaaataaattagaaaagtaaattttaataTCTAACAATGtggaaacagttttgttttgaggcttttaaagaaagtgaaagaaatcCTCGTCGTCCGTCTTCACTCACCGCACTCTCTTCCCGTTCTCAGTGATCTTCGTCACGTTCAgaacgccacacttttcagacggctgcagaggaagaaaacaggCAGCGGTGCAGAGTTTCAGaggaaaactaaacatttccacatgcaGCTCTGATTGACACCCGCAGCTGGatgacaggaaaacaaaaaccttcacAGACAAAAAGCTTCCTGCAGCTccatcatgaaaacaaaacccagTCAGCACCAAGCCACCACAGCAACACCGACACTCAGATTAGTATAAAACCAaccaaaatgttcatttatatttaaataaagtaattcaattcatataaacaaaattaaatcaatataCGATGCTTTGGTGAAGTTTAATTCCTCTAATTCATTACATTACACcttgtgtgtgtattttagagattttatgtgacagaccaacacaaagcaaaacttaatcatagaaaaaaatgattcatgGATTTTTTGTTCTCCACAATTTCAAGAATAACTACAAACTAAAAAACATGTGATGTGGATTTCTATTAAAACTCCCTGCAGCCaatacttttaaagaaaaacatcactttTCACTGCAACTCTTTATTATTGTGCCTCCACCAGATTAGATATGGAGTGCAGGTTGTCACAGTttgctccaaactaaatatttagttggcgaggtaaatattttcagtttgaagttaaatatttaactctaaACTAGagttaattatttagtttgagGCTAACAAGCTAACAAACGATTTAgattagagctaaatatttagctgccAACTTATTATTTAACTTTCTAAGTAAGGTTAgcgagctaaatatttagttagtaaaTTAGCGGCAAGCTAAATGATTTTACAGTTAAATACTTAGAAGCTACATATTTAGATTAGAGACAttttttagcttcaaactaaatatatagTTCAGAGttgaatatttagcttcaaatttatttagtttcctaagtaaatatatagtttgaagctaaatatctAGTTATCAAGTtagattcaaactaaatatttataataattgataaaattttgcttcagattaaatattcagtttattgCCATCACGACTtgtaagcaaaatatttagttagtaaggtaaatatttagttttaggctagatatttatcttcaaactgaatatttagatataaaaatatttattttagcgTCTTTGTGTCGtgctttcacataaaatcctgaaTTCTACAAACATTTCTCTTGAAATCCATTTAGGAATTGATTCAGACCagcaatttcagatttttgattatGATTTCAACATGCAAATTAAACTGAACCCATAGAATAGAATATCCAactaaaaatcaaattaaacaaatttctGTAAACAAGAATCAAACCAATTCCTACACAGGACATCCTTCCAGTTAAATTTTACGTCTTAAACGtccaatatttttatattccCTGAGGTTTCCTGTGTAGGAACTCTTCAAAAAGCTGCGATGCATTTCACCGCTGAAGCCGGCTGACGCGTCGCGTCGCAGCGCGAGGTTAGTGGCGAGTACTAACAGAGGCGGGGGGAGACGTGGGGCTCAGATCAGGGTCAGGAGGGGAGGACTTGGGGGTCTGAGGACCTTCCTAGTGAACAAAcatgagtaaaaaacaaaacacagaagcagTTTCACAAGGTTTAAAGAAAAGCAGGTTAATGGAAAACGATGTGAGCTAAGACGGAGGCGGCTGAAAGAGTCTGGCGGTAATCAGGAGTGAGATTATAAAACTGCAGAGTGTGAAGAAGCTCTgagtaaaaagcagaaatggattATTAATAAAGCTTTTCATGCCTTTCAGAGAAACACTTTTATATCAACCCAGCATGTAGAATCCATGTAAAATTTAATCCAGCTGAAACATCACCATCTACAAAAACTCTGAATTAATATGAGCTGCAACAACATTGGGATCACTAAAatacttttgatttaatttgacttgatttactctgcactgcaaaaacagaaagatcttaccaagtatttttgtcgtttcaagttcacttgaaataagaaaataaaaagtaacttttcaccaagatAAAGGAGATTTTTcatgtcaataattcctttatacTGATtaaaactggcagattatttcacttataacaagacaattttcccataagtgaaataatctgccagtgggactttataaaggaattattcacttaaaaatgCTTCTAAATCTTGCTgcaaagttacttgtaagttaattcaagtgtactaaaatatctGCACCACTAAATTTACACAAATTctgggtaagattttgtgtttttgcagtgtgtgtatCAGgtagcagcagaaaaacacaacaaaaacacaaaatctgaagGATTTTTGGTGCagtaaaaacacttaaaataagataaatataacttgtaagtaacttttcacTCAGATACAGGAGTTTTTTTAcgtcaataattcctttatattgatgaaaaggttcttTTGGTAGAGTATTTCACTTCTAATGAGACATTTCTAATCTGACAGTGGAAGTCGAACTTCTTCATCGATGTCGAGgagtttttctgttaaaaatgctcctatatcttgctgaaaagttacttctaagttagttttctcttatttcaggcgtactaagacatttgcactcaaaactaaacataaatacttggaaagattttgtgtttttgcagtgttgtgtTCATGATTACGGTGAAAATTTAActgcaaaaatgattttttattttttttgggtctagtttctagtgcaaattatttagtacacctgaaataagagaaaactaacttataagtaactttttatcaaGATGTGggagtttgatttaaataaattattctttgatattattgaaaaaagtactagtttcactggcagattatttcatttacatatggaaaaatgtattgttataagtgaaataatctaccaattgAACTTTTATATCAAGGAGTTATTCACttaaacaagctcttatatcttgataaaaagttacctttaagtaacttttctcttatttcaggCGTAgttagatatttgcactagaaactagataaaaatacgttgtaatattttgtgtttttgcagtgaacattTAGTTTAGTTGTTTGATCATCTTCATGCAAGCTGATTGTGTTTAAATGGGGAACTTTTCCTCCCCGATGGGCCCGACTACTGACTTGCTGTTTGTACGGGTGTTGGCGAACAGAACCGGAGCGGGCCCGCCTGCTTTTTAACAGCCGCTGCAAAGGAATGAGTCTGCAGCTAAGATCTGGTTGTGTTAAAGCCTGATTAGTTTTGTTCACTACTCTGTTTTCTGGGTTATATTTTTGAAGGCAGAGACCTTTTCGCTCGACTCCAGGACGTAGGCGCTGTGCCTCCATTTTGTCAAGACGATGGGCTCGACGTTGTTCCGGTCCAAACTGCGGCTCTTCGGTCCGTCTCCGGCCGGCTGAGGCGGCGACAGGTTGTactgcagcagaggaggaaaaaagaaaaacaaaaaccaaactgaaattatttttcttctgaaatactaaagaatgaaactgaaaatgtgaagatttttttcagcaaattggTAAATTTTCTGTTCCCAGAGTTTCTAAGAAATGACAGAattattatgttattaaatAACAATATGATGGACGGATGAAAGAACAAAGAGATGAGGATGATTGGATGGATACATTGAAAAATGAAGGGATGACAGGATGATGGATGAACAGAAAGACGCATGAAAGGATagaaagatggagaaaaaatctatttcagatggatggatggatttaaaaatgaaggGATGGGAGGATGAATAGaaagatgaaacaacaaaaaacagagggatgaatggaaagatggatgaaaTGATGGATAGATGTAAAAATTAAGAGATAAGAGGATGTTTGGTGAATAGAAAGATGgatgaacggatggatggacgaagagaaaaacagagatgagAGGATGCATCCatcaatggatggatggatggaaggatggatggatggatggatggatggatggatggatggatggatggatggatggatggatggatggatggatggatggatggatggatNtggatggatggatggatggatggatggatggatggatggatggatggatggatggatggatggatggatggatggatggatggatggattaacaGTTGGACGAAGAACTGTGCATTTTTCAGATGCACtgaaaaatggataaaacactaaaaaaaaaattctcacttcttgttaattaactttaaatcttttgaagtcgatgtaaaaaaaagatacaatgaTCAATCTGGCCAGCTAGTGAACGAaggtcattaaaaatatttttttccaacaatttcagtttaaaaaagcaaatattttttcaccctgcaaataaaaacctaaccaaaaattttaaacaagtttttttttcctctgacaaactgcaaaacattaatttagTCGACaccttttcctgctttttccACCAAactattaataaaaactaaaactattaaatgaattaatatttagCAGAACTCTTAACTCTAGAAAAGTTGTCAGCAAAGTTAAATCTTGGAGTTCCAtcgtttcttttatttgttattattattttttacttttttcccagCGTCTTACCTTCGGCAGCTCCCATTCTGACCTGGAGCCGTCGGCGCTGTAGTAATAAGGCCTTCCCTGGTCATCGACATGTTTTAACCACTAGCAGCgcaaaaagtaaagaaaaaataaaatgtataaagaaaattataataaaacagacacggaagagaaaataatttcctgttttctgtttggcaactttgttgttttgtaatattGTCCCAGGATGGTCAAGctagtgcaaaaaaaataaaataaaataaaaaatcagttaaaatcagaaatttactATAATAACCACAAAAACTGGGTCAATCAGCGCTtttcaagcactttcaaggtAAGCTTTAAAACCTTTCCAGCACCACACTCGAGTTAAAATCTatacaaattaactaaaaaGGAAGCTTCAATTCACTATAATACAAAATCATTTAATACCGGCATTGATCATATCTTGTAATAATATTCTACATTCTGCAATAGagtcaaatgaaactaaaatataacaacattTTGTGGTTTGTAACCGTCTCACGCACATCCTATAAACCTAATTTATAACCTATAAACCTGATTATAAGCTTTCTggtagaaatagaaataattgtgGTTCTAACaaagctaaaataaagaaaatttggtctgatttaacttcagagtgagaaaaaatttatgtttttattaactgtatAAAATTATCTGGTTTCAattgtaaattatgttttaaaaatttagttttattaaatcactaggtttattacaaaactgtgcagttcgCATATCAACCACTTTCAAAGACTTTATGCCGAAATCAGcaactttaaatgttaaaaataaaattttcttttagtAGCATTCATCTGCAAACCAAAGGACTAAATTTGGTCGTCACTTATTCTGCGTTGTCCTTATGGaaaaggattaaaaataaaaaacactcagactttaatctcagaatgtcgacttttttccacagaattttgattttgttttcaaatttaatatCAGAATTTTCACGGAGATTAATTTTTTAACTGAGATAAATCATCCTGATTCTATTCCCAGAATTTCCACTTTAATTCTCAGAATTCTAACTCTCAGAATTCCGGCTAACTCTCAGAAttccgacttttttttttccagaattctgactttaatctcaaaattaaattctgttacaattttttgcaGAATTCCGACTTTAATTCTCAGAATTCCGACTTTAACTCTCAGAATTCCGACTTTAATCCTCagtattcttttgttttttcagaattctgaccttttttcaggattctgacttttgatctcagatttaagtcagaatttggagacaaaaaaagtcaaaatgatttTCCAGTggtcctaatcctcttccatatgTCCCAGTACTGTCAAAACAGtggagagatttaaaaaaaagtcagaatccCGCCCTTTAAGAGGAAGTTTTTTACTCTAATTAACCAGAGGAACCAGGTCCAGCATGCAGTCCCAAACACCCAGcagagacagcagcagcagctcggcGGTACCTTCTCGTTCGTATAGTCGCTGACATACAGCGTGTGTCCGTGTTCGTCCATCTCCTCCGACCAGCCGCTCAGCGGCGAGCCGTACAGGCTGTCCGACTGGCTAGAGTAGGCGCTGAAGCAGGCGTCCTCTGAGGACAGAGGCTGGAGTCCTCCGACGGACAGCGACAGGAAGGGAAGGAAAGACGGCGAGAGCGAGAGAGGAGTGGTCTACCATCAGAGGGAAAACA
The Poecilia reticulata strain Guanapo linkage group LG17, Guppy_female_1.0+MT, whole genome shotgun sequence DNA segment above includes these coding regions:
- the LOC103479478 gene encoding rho GTPase-activating protein 12-like isoform X5; protein product: MYPDENETTGSSSGQGVSESPVYTNLQELKISKKSLPPLPSGSPLHVAGDWETYTDHSGRHYYCNRSTHERTWKPPRTKDGGVGNARDDKHSAGESSETTPLSLSPSFLPFLSLSVGGLQPLSSEDACFSAYSSQSDSLYGSPLSGWSEEMDEHGHTLYVSDYTNEKWLKHVDDQGRPYYYSADGSRSEWELPKYNLSPPQPAGDGPKSRSLDRNNVEPIVLTKWRHSAYVLESSEKEGPQTPKSSPPDPDLSPTSPPASPSEKCGVLNVTKITENGKRVRKNWTSSWTVLQGSSLLFAKGQGGGTSWFGGGQSKPEFTVDLRGASVDWAPKDKSSKKHVLELKIRQGTELLLWSENDTVVNEWLRALQEAISAHAWESDEAIEEDMPESPGAEKLDKDKDQRLSKKDKAMKPSASVEATDTKKTRHKLKKLLNRRPTMQSVRDKGYIKDQVFGCSLSGLCQQENTTVPNFVRMCIDHVENNGLYVDGLYRVSGNLAIIQKLRFAVSHDEKLSLSDSKWEDIHVTTGALKMFFRELPEPLFTYALFHDFVSAIKISDYRQRVQAIKELVRQLPRPNHDTMQALFKHLRKVIDHGEENRMTTQSVAIVFGPTLLRPETETLNMAFNMVYQNQIVELILLEYENIFGR